Genomic window (Pectinophora gossypiella chromosome 5, ilPecGoss1.1, whole genome shotgun sequence):
TCGTCAAGGGCTACTACGCTCTGCATGAGCCCCATGGTTCCATCAGGGAGGTGCACTACGAAAGCGACAAGAAGACTGGGTAAGCATATTTGACCCAATAATAATGCAATTCGAATCGTTTTTCCTTTATTTAGCTTTATTAATTTCCTTTTTCCAGTTTCCAAGCCACCGTGAAGCACGGCACCCACCACGTAGTCCCAgagcaccaccaccaccactgaAAGATGTTTAAAAGAATACCCTGACTTTAGTACAtatctgttatgttatgtttgataCCTACTgattattatgtttgtaaataccaaataaattatgtttaaaatatacagttttttttttaataatttgcatGAATTCATAATAATTCCTTATAACCTACCGGGGAAGAACCACAATTTTGGTTGCAAGTTACATAATTGATAGAATAGAAACCTGAAGAAGGTCGATGGCACCCCAACATTCAAAAGGCCTAGCCTTCCGGGTTAAGAGGGTTTAAGACCACTGAAAATGGTGGTTAGGAGGCCTACggcatttttttttctccttACGTGCTGCCTGACTGGACTAAAACGTTTGAGACATTTTTTTCAtcattaaaacatataataccgggttcttaccgcattaaaTCAGGAATATGGTATACTCCCTGAATTTTTATTAGTTATAACGGTAAAAACCCAGTATTATGTGTTCTAATGCTGATAATGGCCGCGTAAACccttaaacaaaacatttttttcaacTTTGAAAACCTATTTAAGTCCATGATATTAGCTTTGAGCTCCATTCCCCCTTAATTTTTTTTGGAATGTCAGTATGGGGCTATTGAATGTTGTGTTGTATATGTTGTAGTAGtcagtcaaaaaaataatacctagACTAGGTAAGTCTAGGCTCTTTAACTGGCAAAATAGTTATACagaattagaatttaaaaaagtaatgctGTAGGATcgatataatttttaatattatgattaCTAGAACAGATATACCGTCCTATGTTATAAAAGTTCAAGAATGTGACATATATAAACAGACTATAAAATCTCTCTGCTGAGtacagggggtctaaaaaggccatattgaagcaattcatctaaacgagcaatattttataatatacttaataataatttatttatttcttcaagTAACACGACTCGTAGGATAaggatattgctatttgacattgttaatgattttatatgcgaaaatgtcaaattgcaattgtttatagataaattgcttcaatattgccttttttagACCCCCAGGCCTCCCGTCGTCCGTGAAGAAATATGGAGTATATAGCATGGTGGAATACTGCTATTTTGTTGGTGGTGGATAAGTTGTTGCGGTATCCGTAGTTCGTTGTTGTGGCGGGTTGTTGGTGGCGgggtatgttttatttttgagtgTAGTTTTGTTTTCGTCTGATAGCAGTCACTACTTGGTTGGAGAAATAAAAAGCGTCACACTACTACGTGAGAGTAAAAATAAGGTAACAatcattaaattttgaaaaatggtcGAGTTATTAGGTCATTATGAGAtcgttatatacctacttacttgttgCTTGGCAGTTTTCTGGGAGTTATAAAAATTGTGCTTTTATTGATTCTGTTCTTTGCCGCTCGCGCCACTGTATTGGAAAAAAGCGCCTCGATtcacttttttaacaatatcTATACGTCGAAATCTATAAAATTATCAGTCACTAAAAGTTCAGGTAAACTTTCCATAAAACTACCAAATGTTCGGTGTAATTGCGACAAACGTATATTTTTAAGGATTCTTAATGAAACTGGGtcctattatttataattaattgaagaATTCCATCCATATCGGAGTAGGTAGAAGTTAGTagctttgtccggccaagtagttaataccatctgcggcaaatctacaataagtaacgtcaaaaaaaagaagttagTAGTCAGATATATCTTATATtaatttagatttaattttTATGGCTTTACAAAAATCTGTGAAATTTAATCAAAgatatttctgtaaaaaaatagatTGTTAGCATCAAGCCattttgattaaatattttaaagagtCGTAtggcccagatgccttttaaaatgcccattgtttaactattacgTGTGGAAATACGGACCTTACGAGGATTactatattcatattcatttattgcatgtcacaaatataaatatacgaagagtcattttaaacacattttattcggtatttacaaacataataatcattaataaacataacatcacaGATTTGCACTAAGTCAGGGTATTATTTTGAACATCTCtcagtggtggtggtggtgctcGGGGACCACGTGGTGGGTACCGTGCTTCACGGTGGCTTGGAAACTGTGGGAAGACAATATCAATTAGAAAAGTATTATGACTAAGTTTCTAGGTGATTTAAAACTGAAGGCTGAACATGCAAACAGACTAACGAGTAATACTCAGCTGTTTTTGAAAATATCGATTAGCTAACATTTTATTGACATCTTACTTCCTACATTTTGTATCAGTTACTGTTGATATTTAAAACATgtacagtattttttttcaacatgatagaaattacttataacaGCATACCCAGTCTTCTTGTCGCTGTGGTAGTGCACCTCCCTGACGGAGCCATGGGGCTCATGCAAAGCGTAGTAGCCCTTGACGACGTCGCCGTCACGTGTCTCGTGCTGCGACTTGATGTCGCCGGTGTGCTTGTCCTCCACTTTGTACTCGAAGTCATACTTAGGGTATGCCTgtccaaaatataaaatattgaagCTTTAGTATTACCGcaaattttatttactaattatAGTTAAAACGAGTGTACTTTATGTATTGTATTCAATGTATGGTAACTTACGTAATAATCAATGACTTTATGTACGTGTCCATGTTTATCATGCACTTCGTGGACGACCTCGTGTGCGGGTCCGTCGTGGCGGTGGATGCTCTGCGAGGAGTACGCGACGTGTCCGTGTCCGTGGTGATCATTGTGACCATGCTGGGCGGTAACAGCGGCCACCAGAGCGACGAGGCAAAATACCtggaattataaaaataaattcactaTTTTcaaacttatacagggtgttagtgacatcgtaacgaaaactttgagggatgattcaagccatgattctgagttgatatcaagtggaattttccgtcgcaaaagtatggaatggaaaatattttaaataagctctaaaattttcatgacttctccgacaggaaattccacttgatatcgactcagaatcatggtctgaatcatctccttcagtattcgttacagtgtcactaacacccatacctacttgtatggctactgtatgtactagtatggggtgtaagtgacatcgtaacgaatactgagagggatgattcagctgattattctgagttaatatcaagtggaattatccatcgcaaaagtatagaatcgaaaataatttaaaaaaactaaaaaaataacatgaattttgcgacggaaaattccacttgatattaactcagaatcgtggtctgaatcatccctctgagtattcgttacaatgtcactaacaccctgtatatactacATATTTAATTGGTAGGAATATGTggttgttaaaaaaatacaagtaacTAAACAATATTTCGCAGATACCTTTGATAtcatttttgatattttaataatCTTTTGTCTTCACTCTACTGAATGCAATAATGAACTGATACCAACCTCGTTTGTTTAacttcttttatattttaaaagtagCATTGATTTCGCACTATCCAGACCAAATACAGGTTGTATGTTTGTAATAAACTGTTTCGTAAAAACTTTTGTCCGCGACACTTGCACACACTTTGAGTGACAATGCTAGAAATAGTTTCAGATATGCAGATACTAGGATATTGCCATCAAGATTAATTAGTTAGTGGAGTGATATATCTTTACTTTTAAAGGAGCTTCGTAATTACGTACAGTCgcttctcaaaaaaaaaatcaaaagtgtcTTCTGTTACGAATTGAGCCAATCAATAACCTCAGGTTAACAAGtgtgtaagttttttttgtttcttatattttgtttttgtattgtcactatggcgtcctctaatatttttttcttttttctttcaaataCCTCAAAGCTAGTTAGATGATCATTTATTTTTCATCAGCTGTATCATACACGATGGTGTTTGTTGGTTATTTATTTCATCCGCTCCGTTGTTGTATCTTCCGTTGAAGCATCATAGGAGTCTAAGATTTTTGTTGTCCAAATACTTATTTCGGAAGAGAAGATTATTTAGATCGAAATacagacattatttttttatcttgtcTTGGCTTTTTTGCTAGCTTACTCTACTTACCTATGTGCACATAGATAACCAGATAAAAACCctttatttaaaatagttttacactTTATGTGAATTTTATGAGGCTTCATATTATAGTCAGTCAgagtaatgtaaatattttgtacCATCTATTCGAAAAAATGAAGATCAAATAGAAGCAACAACAGATTGCATGAtgagaaaaataaattgtatgcgTTTGTCTCATATATTGGAAGTATATTATGTGGACACAACTATGTAcattaaagtattattgtaagtaaaattactttttaaataattagtactAAATCTGTATCAATGTCACACCACAACGGGAGTGAATGTAAATGTTTCAGACAAAAGTTTTTGCGAAAGTATTACAAACTTATTAACTTGTTTGGTCTGAATAGTAAGAGACCAATGCAACTTACTACGATATAAAAGTAGTGGAGTGTACGCAATTTTTATCAGTCCCATATTGGTTTTAGGACCTTAAAGACAATTACTAAGAAAACCATAATACACAATGATCTCAAAGGTAAATGAGGAATTGTAAcacaatttattatatttttaaacggaTTGTTTAAGACAAGATTTTTGTATTTGCAAAGTTccttaataaaaatagaatacgTAAATTCCAGGTCCTTTGCCTTGTGGCTCTCGTGGTTGCTGTAACCGCCCAGCATGGTCACAATGATCACCACGGACATGGGCACGTCGCGTACTCCTCGCAGAGCATCCACCGTCACGACGGACCCGCCCACGAGGTCGTCCACGAGGAACATGACAAACATGGACACGTACATAAAGTCATCGATTATTACGTAAGTTACCAAATATTGAATACAATACATAAAGTAAACTCCTTttgacaataattattatttttaaacttactaATTAACATTTAACTTAATAGAATTTGCGGTAATACTAACCTACCTATCTGTTAAGGTCTACTTGTATTTTGAACTTTCGACattgtatttgtaaaaaagtaactgttcTGGACAGGCATACCCTAAGTATGACTTCGAGTACAAAGTGGAAGACAAGCACACCGGCGACATCAAGTCGCAGCACGAGACACGTGACGGCGACGTCGCCAAGGGCTACTACTCTCTGCATGAGCCCCATGGCTCCGTCAGGGAGGTGCACTACCACAGTGACAAGAAGACTGGGTAAGTTTTTACCTGGAAATATTTCAAACAATACcgaggtaagtacttaagttttctTTATGAATCTTTTATGTTTCCTTCCCCCAGTTTCCAAGCCACTGTGAAGCACGGCACACACCACGTGGTCCCTgagcaccaccaccaccactgaGAGATGTTTAACTGTCTTCTTTCACCGCATATCTGTTACGTTATGTTTGAAATTgattattatgtttgtaaataccaaataaaaatgtctataaattattttagcTTGTTCTTTCTCTCTTTAGAATATTTTTGTCCTTTGTAGTGTTAGacaataaataacattacatgGTTATGAATTTAAAATAGGTAGTTGACAAATAAGCTTAAGTATAGAAAGTTATGCTTTCTATAGTATTCCAAAATAGTAAAATGAGAAATACAATCAAAATTCGTTGAGTAGTCTGCACTAAAATGCTAAGTCTGATATGATTTGGCCTGCCATTAATTAGAGGGAGCTAGAATGGATTAagcatttttcaaaaatcattttatatcattctttttttaaatatgtgcaAGTAGATTGATGCATCACAAAAATACACTTACAATGACAAGTTCGAGACCTTTTCACTGTAGCCGAGAAAGTATAGTTGTAGAATGATGAGAGGTGTGACATTGCCGCCTTGATATTACgctaagtacctatttagtttTATTGCCTTGTTGTATATTTGCATTATACGTGCAAAAGTAATTCGTTCGTAATATTAGTCATATCCAGCTATAAACTAAAAGTAAGTATTGAAACAAGTTACGACTACAAAATTCAAAAGCACACGTCACGCAATTCTGGACATTGCTCTCTGTTTGGGAAAGATGAAGAagcgttattttattaatataaggtgtttataatttattttaagtgtgttgtattttatgtttgtacCTACATGAAAAatactctgaaaaaaatataaaagctaacttttacaaataaaataaatataaataaatttatttgtaaaacttaccttttattttttttgtattaagaataagaaaattacCAGATATTATATGGTCTGCTGTTATTCTGCAAACTGTCGTAACTAAGCTGCAGTATTAATGTCGCTTTTTTAATATACGAGTATAATGGTATGCTCACCTAACTTGGCCAttgaaattgtaaataaatactcCATGATCAAAGTCATAAAAAAGTTGTTAACTAAAGTATGTTTTTTGaagtcttttattatttttaacttttgatATCGTATGTTGCCTATCGAGACAATTAAGTATTATGTTTCAGTATTGAAAGACAAAAAAATCTcctattatatgtataaatggaattaaaaaaatcattaacaaatattatttattttaataaatattgtgaGATTATCTCTATAATTATGCACCAAGTGGCCCTTATAGTTTGATAGTTTAGTAAGCACATACTTTTTAATGTTGGTTTTTTTATTGGAGCTTGGTTGGCACTTTGACAGATTGATATCTCCTATCCAGTTtacttttactattttgtttaaGGTTAATAACTTGTCGGGTAAATATCAATATGGTTGTGTTGGAGTCtgagtacggctttgaaagaGACTACTCCAGGCGCCATCCCACActcgtcagacagagtattgcgggcGGGAAGCAAAAGGGATTCCCTAAAAAGgtaccatggagaatgctacaccgacaccaacgtggctcttaaattagtgatgatgatgaatgtcgtAAAATGATTGCAAGTACTcaaacgtgaaaaaaaaaacctgattatgaaattctaaacaAGGAATGTTTAATGtatgataaaaacaaaaaagtttcttttataatgttttaattaagtataaaaaatgtaacaaaataatCAACTACATCACAGATCATTTTAAGTTAGAGTAAACATTTGAACATCTCTCAGTGGTTGTGGTGGTGCTCGGGGACCACGTGGTGGGTGCCGTGCTTCACGGTGGCTTGGAAACtggaaaaaaacaataaaatattgtaatcaAAACTAGAAAATCTTACTTTATATAAGCTCAAAACTGTAGTAGCAATTTggccagtcagaggtacatccatcccaaGATAAACTGAGTACCCACCCAAGCTTCAGTGAGCTTTCTGGTAAGTAATAGGTACTCGTACAAATAAATCTACAGTAAGGTATTATATATTCAATACCTTGTTTACAAATATGTACAGGCTTTTGCTTAACTTTGTACCTACTTTCTTGTTTATAATGAAAAAGGACAAAGGTGGTTGAAAGTACTTTCTAAtcaaaccatagaataaacacaGAAAGCGttcgatattttttatactttgatGATTACAAAATTAAGTCCATGTACTGTTATTTGCTGCTTACTTACCCAGTCTTCTTGTCGCTGTGGTAGTGCACCTCCCTCACGGAACCATGCGGCTCATGCAAAGCGTAGTAGCCCTTGACGACGTCGCCGTCACGTGTCTCGTGCTGCGACTTGATGTCGCCGGTGTGCTTGTCCTCCACTTTATACTCGAAATCGTATTTGGGATACGCctgaattgaaaaataaaatatttaactttaCTGTCCTCACAAATTTCGGCTtatttttccaattttcttAAACTCGATATGTTAGTTATTTACTTACGTAATAATCGACGACTTTATGAACGTGTCCATGTTTGTCATGTACTTCGTGGACGACCTCGTGGGCGGGTCCGTCATAACGGTGGATGCTCTGCGAGGAGTACGCGACGTGTCCGTGTCCGTGGTGATCATTTTGACCATGCTGGGCGGTTACAGCGGCCACCAGAGCTACGAGGCAAAGGATCTGAAATTGAAGTTAAGAAATAttagttatattataattttgctTTTTAAGCCTTAAAATATGTagtaaaaatgtatgaaaaaaataatatgctcCTGTACCTTGGAGGCCATTTTTAATGGTTTAAAGCTGTTGTCTTTATGGCACTGTATCCAGTAAGGAACTGATAACAATTTCGTTTACTCTACTTCTTTTATATCATATTAAGGTGCATTGATTTCGTATATCCAGACCAAACGAGTACGAAACTTGTACTTGTTTCGTAAAAACTTTTGTTTGAAATACACTCACTTGAGTGACATTGATACagattatacctacataatgcGAACTATACTGTAATTGTTGTCGAGTTTTAATTTCGTTATAATAGGtattacctacattactcaataagacataaattatttaagCGTATAACATACCTATTGATTACTATTCTTCTACTTAGGGCGTTGCTTTAGCATGATTAGTACCTTCACTTTCTCTACTGTATGAATTATTGTATTTGCTTTTCTTACTTTATGCTATTGTTTGTGAGTGCAATATCAAGTATTGAATTATAGTTATGAGTCGGACTCCCCGAACGTCGAACGTCGTGCTCGaaggttattataagtttaGTGATTACTTAGtagtctgagaactgatattaggcagctaaatgaCTCAATTGAATAACAATATTTGACGtatatgtttattaaaaaaaaatgtctacgaccctgtgccgagatttttcttgcagcttattttccccggctatacaagttgtgagaagctgcagtagttttaggcggataagacgttggttatgtaaaaattgacgattcaaagtgtaactatgttgcctactgaataaagatatttttgaatttgaatttgaattcccgGTATGGCAAATCTCTTTTTAATGAGTGGCTCTACTTTGCatctgtcatttgtttgtacagttcaaaacacaatagtttcttaggtcataaataaattatgaatttctgattaaagacagatttaaatgTGACAAAAACCGTTATTtctatttaccttatttatgaattttaataaagaaaaaaattaataattagagcgacattttgtcactttatcTTTGACACcaaaggttgctttttcatacaaattccatagtaatttcatgtttagacgtttagtaaaaagtaactgatttgactagttggaaactaccctagtATAATGACtctgtaagtaataaatattttgaattaaataattgcagatttgatttattattttatttatgcagtAATAAGGCGAACTCACCGTAGAGAAACTCGTCGTCAAGTCACTCGCTGTAAAAAGGCTCATCGTAGCGAAAATTGACGTTTAGAGGATCCAAAGCCAGGAAAGCGATACAACGGACCGTGTTGCTCTAATAGTCCCCGGGCCAGACGCAAAATCTATCAGTCATTTCTTCCCGGATGaaaatggaaaaataataaaaaatataatgaagcCCTGTTGATAGGTTGAGCGGTAGCATTCCAATgttgctaattttattttctgtcatCACTTCCCGCTTCAAAATTGCATCAAATTTTAGCTAACCCAATATCTAATAAGATAAAATTACACGTCAGACAGCTTTAGCATGCGTCCTCCGGGCACGCTAAGCTTaacaagtttcatacaaatgcagtaatttttatttacgaTTAAAAATTTGTGGCAAACTATACTAGTTAGAACAAAATGTTCTACaccaaaaactaaattaaaaaatacctatAAGTAAATCATTAAAAATTTTATGCTAGTTATAGTTTTCAAGCTACGGAGATATGGATAATGTCAAAGTTATGTAATTCACCAAATTCAATACAGTATTTTGGAAAGTGACCGCATTTAATCAGTTTGTCTTCTATACTAACTATTCTTGATTATACTATTCTTAATATTCTTAATGCCTTGATTTCAGATCATAACTAGTATATACTGATACTTTACtcagtgaagcgtgggtacctacttagttcatcttgcgatggatgtacctctaattaCCTCAATTTGAATATAGtcgtgtaagtacttatattatctTATATTCGACGTCTTATCTGTAGCTGTTTTTCTCCGTTATATTTGTAGGTTTGCTTCAAATAGCTTTCAATACCTTTAGTAGTATTTGTTTTCAGGACATCCTTTTATAATAGATAGAATAAACATCGCCGTAATCGTCATAAGTTCATAAGTTatatcaaatgtaaaaaaaatatatttgcgaAACATCCTTTGCATAGAgcacataaattaaaatattttattgttgacaATTCATTACATTTGCTTCATACAATTATTTGTGTAATAAGGCAGTCTTTTCTTCGATTGTTTCTCTCAGTGATTGTGAGTTTCTCGAGTTAtttccataaaaataattgaatatttCGTAGTAATTTGGCTTAGTCATAGGCAAATTTTGGGCGATTGTAACGTGCTTTTTCGTATTCTTCTCTCTTTATGAGtaaatacttatacataaaaatacaatatgcaTCCCGCCTgatttttcattaacatacaaGGAGACTCCGATCACTACATTTTAATAGTATACTTTCTAATTCATATAATATtagttaaataatatatattatttaaaattgagACAGGTGTTTAATTTTTAGAAATCAAATATAACTTggtattttttcaaaaattttattatatacacaaacataacGGAATCCAAAACAACATCACAGATTGCACTAAATACTAGTTAACGTTGAACATCTCtcagtggtggtggtggtgctcGGGGACCACGTGGTGGGTGCCGTGTTTCACGGTGGCTTGGAAACTGGGGGaaggaaaataatatagataaataTTAAAGGGGCTTCAGAAACGAAATAGTTACGTTAGACATACAGAGAGTCCATAATAACTCAAAATCTTGTTGataattttaatcaaaacttGAAAGAAGATACCAACTGAGTGGGGTGCGTGCGTATAACTCAGTTTTGATCTTGACTTGAAATCCTGTCATGGGATTGGCTGAAATTTCAATACATTGGCAGGAGCTGTCATTGTCAACCAATCAAAATTGTAGAAATTTTGGTTGTGATAGAAACGTAAGTTACACTATTAGGCGCTTGGACACATTAACACAGTCAAGCAGAAAATGCCAAATCTAACTCGAAATtaccattaaaaatatattttctgctTACCCAGTCTTCTTGTCGCTTTCGTAGTGCACCTCCCTGACGGAGCCATGGGGTTCATGCAAAGCGTAGTAGCCCTTGACGACGTCGCCGTCACGTGTCTCGTGCTGCGACTTGATGTCGCCGGTGTGCTTGTCCTCCACTTTGTATTCAAACGCATATTTAGGATACGCCTGAGTTGAAAAAGAATATGTAAGTTTTACTATTCCCACGTGTCACCTTTTATTTATAGTAAGTTGACATCTTTCGAgcttaatatttacaatatgCCTAATTGCTAACTTACGTAATAATCGACGACTTTGTGTACATGTCCATGTTTGTCATGTTCTTCGTGGACGACCTCGTGGGCGGGTCCGTCATGACGGTGGATGCTCTGCGAGGAGTACGCGACGTGTCCGTGTCCGTGGTGATCATTGTGACCATGCTGGGCGGT
Coding sequences:
- the LOC126367125 gene encoding cuticle protein 8-like, with amino-acid sequence MMSKILCLVAMVAAVTAQHGHNDHHGHGHVAYSSQSIHRHDGPAHEVVHEEHDKHGHVHKVVDYYAYPKYAFEYKVEDKHTGDIKSQHETRDGDVVKGYYALHEPHGSVREVHYESDKKTG
- the LOC126367124 gene encoding cuticle protein 8-like, translated to MISKVLCLVALVVAVTAQHGHNDHHGHGHVAYSSQSIHRHDGPAHEVVHEEHDKHGHVHKVIDYYAYPKYDFEYKVEDKHTGDIKSQHETRDGDVAKGYYSLHEPHGSVREVHYHSDKKTG